From one Mya arenaria isolate MELC-2E11 chromosome 4, ASM2691426v1 genomic stretch:
- the LOC128229684 gene encoding glutamic acid-rich protein-like: MVVETEKVLSRQKTGVSVSDNVQCTYSRHQTDKMATFQDRMEVVQENGEQSEQQEMVDKFIKDVIEKARAEYKRQQKDESKNGSKRRKEKNKDQTTKDISSKKKSASKKGTKKKHHYKYSDPVDEKEILEYEQEEMQLQWNPNFGEERKEKEEPRQESVYNRLASSLRRLFVCCLGKT, translated from the exons ATGGTAGTGGAGACAGAGAAAGTGTTGAGTCGTCAGAAGACTGGCGTCAGTGTTTCAGATAACGTCCAGTGTACGTACTCGCGACATCAGACGGATAAAATGGCCACGTTTCAGGACAGAATGGAGGTGGTTCAGGAAAATGGGGAACAGTCTGAGCAACAAGAAATGGTTGACAAGTTTATAAAG GATGTGATCGAAAAAGCGAGGGCCGAATATAAACGTCAACAGAAGGACGAATCAAAAAATGGTTCGAAACGGAGAAAAG aaaaaaataaggaTCAAACCACGAAG GATATATCGTCGAAGAAAAAATCTGCCAGCAAAAAGGGTACCAAGAAGAAACACCACTACAAATATTCGGACCCTGTAGATGAAAAGGAGATTTTAG AGTATGAACAGGAGGAGATGCAGTTGCAATGGAACCCGAATTTTGGAGAAGAACGGAAAGAGAAAGAAGAGCCCCGACAGGAGAGCGTCTACAACCGTCTTGCCTCCTCTCTCCGCAGACTCTTCGTGTGTTGCCTCGGGAAAACCTGA